In Bernardetia sp., a single window of DNA contains:
- a CDS encoding YicC/YloC family endoribonuclease codes for MLKSMTGYGSSNLENEEYTINTEIKTVNSKYLDCSLRLPKLFADKEIEVKNLAQKILERGKVYINLNYVSKGESISELAVNQQLVSSYYEAMMNSAKELNAPTNDIFRIAMMQDNVFIEKANEEAIESHWKAIYQTIEKGLLDCNEFRKEEGKALQNHIENCLNAIQKSLAEITKIEPRRVEKIRQKLEKNIESVVSSENFDRNRFEQEVIYYAEKLDIAEEKVRLKTHIDYFLKELKKESTSGKKLNFITQEMGREINTIGSKANDAEIQHFVVEMKEELEKIKEQTLNVL; via the coding sequence ATGTTAAAATCAATGACAGGGTATGGAAGTAGCAACCTAGAAAACGAAGAATATACCATAAATACAGAAATAAAGACAGTCAATTCGAAATATTTAGATTGTAGTCTTCGCCTTCCAAAACTATTTGCAGATAAAGAAATTGAAGTAAAAAACTTAGCTCAAAAAATACTAGAAAGAGGAAAAGTTTATATCAACTTGAATTATGTTTCGAAGGGAGAAAGCATTTCTGAATTAGCCGTCAATCAGCAACTTGTCAGTAGTTATTATGAGGCGATGATGAACTCAGCTAAAGAGTTGAATGCTCCTACTAATGATATTTTCAGAATTGCGATGATGCAAGACAATGTTTTTATCGAAAAGGCGAACGAAGAGGCTATCGAATCACATTGGAAAGCCATTTACCAAACCATTGAAAAAGGACTTTTGGACTGTAATGAGTTTAGAAAAGAAGAGGGTAAAGCTCTTCAAAATCACATTGAAAATTGTTTGAACGCTATTCAAAAATCACTTGCTGAAATTACTAAGATAGAACCTCGCAGAGTAGAAAAAATACGCCAAAAACTAGAAAAAAATATTGAAAGTGTAGTGAGTTCTGAAAATTTTGATAGAAATCGTTTCGAACAAGAGGTTATCTATTATGCCGAAAAATTAGATATTGCAGAAGAAAAAGTGCGTCTCAAAACACACATTGATTATTTTTTGAAAGAACTAAAAAAAGAAAGTACAAGTGGTAAGAAGCTAAATTTTATTACTCAAGAAATGGGAAGAGAAATAAATACGATAGGCTCAAAAGCAAACGATGCCGAAATACAACATTTTGTTGTGGAGATGAAAGAAGAATTAGAAAAAATAAAGGAACAGACTTTAAACGTTCTTTAG
- a CDS encoding class I SAM-dependent methyltransferase has translation MSEYKDYGYQIANNDHTEGYLVDNILSLLDKNKNKLILDVGCGNGWLTAILIQNGFNVYGTDASESGIKIANQRKESNEKQRFFVQDLSKDTLPNEISVLKFDTIISTEVIEHLYDPRKYISFCKQVLQQNGGGQILITTPYHGYLKNVLLSITGKMDAHFTALWDGGHIKFWSKKTLTQLLEENDFKVTDFVGCGRLPYLWKSMLIKAKI, from the coding sequence ATGAGTGAATACAAAGATTATGGTTATCAAATAGCTAATAATGACCATACAGAAGGCTATTTAGTAGATAATATTCTTTCTTTATTGGATAAAAATAAAAATAAACTAATTCTTGATGTAGGTTGTGGAAATGGATGGCTAACAGCTATTTTGATTCAAAATGGATTTAATGTATATGGTACAGATGCCTCTGAAAGTGGTATCAAAATAGCTAACCAACGTAAAGAATCTAATGAAAAACAACGCTTCTTTGTACAAGACTTGAGTAAAGATACGCTACCTAATGAAATTTCAGTATTAAAATTTGATACGATTATCTCTACTGAAGTTATCGAACATCTCTACGACCCAAGAAAATATATTTCTTTTTGTAAACAAGTTCTCCAACAAAATGGAGGAGGTCAAATTTTGATTACTACGCCTTATCATGGTTATCTAAAAAATGTTTTACTTTCTATTACTGGAAAGATGGATGCTCATTTTACAGCTCTTTGGGATGGAGGACATATAAAATTTTGGTCTAAGAAAACACTTACACAGCTTTTAGAGGAAAATGACTTTAAAGTAACTGATTTTGTAGGTTGTGGTCGTTTGCCTTATCTATGGAAATCTATGCTTATTAAAGCTAAGATATAA
- a CDS encoding YceI family protein, whose product MKISQYLFFIAILFVLQSLFSTVSAQRYVLENSKVHFFSSAPMEDIEATNEACKGVIDTKTNSFAFRIPIKSFVFPSSLMQQHFNENYMDSEKYPNASFKGKIEGDYDLTKDGTYDVMAVGDLEIHGKKQPRKIPSQIIVQGGKASIKSTFNVKLEDHAIKIPSLMFQKIAETVKVDMNSDLKLYDKK is encoded by the coding sequence ATGAAAATTTCTCAATATTTATTTTTTATTGCAATATTATTTGTTTTGCAAAGTTTGTTCTCAACAGTTTCTGCACAGCGTTACGTGTTGGAAAATAGCAAAGTTCATTTTTTTTCTAGCGCACCCATGGAAGATATAGAAGCAACTAATGAGGCGTGTAAAGGTGTTATTGATACCAAAACCAATAGTTTTGCTTTTCGTATTCCTATCAAATCGTTCGTTTTTCCTTCATCTTTAATGCAACAGCATTTCAATGAAAACTATATGGATAGTGAAAAGTATCCGAATGCTAGTTTTAAAGGAAAAATTGAAGGTGACTATGATTTGACAAAAGACGGAACTTATGATGTAATGGCAGTTGGAGATTTAGAAATACATGGAAAGAAACAGCCTCGTAAAATTCCTAGTCAGATAATTGTTCAAGGTGGTAAGGCTTCTATTAAGAGTACATTTAATGTGAAATTAGAAGACCACGCCATAAAAATTCCATCACTTATGTTTCAGAAAATAGCTGAAACAGTAAAAGTAGATATGAATTCTGATTTGAAACTTTATGATAAAAAGTGA
- a CDS encoding DUF5777 family beta-barrel protein: MIKNFSFLTAFLTICLSCFLLQNSFAQDDLDDLLDEQEEENPTTDYVLGAYKSTRLINLHTTEKVAKGALEFRISHRFGTLDGGAYEFFGLDQATIRLAFEYGISDRIMIGLGRNSFQKTYDGLFKADLLRQSTGAKSMPFSMTYVGTAAINTLKPAVGQERTFASRLAYSNQLILSKKFSEGFSFMLAPSWVHRNLVPTENDANDIFALGLGGRIKLTKRTSFNAEYIYRLPVEDSPLFDSFHNSLSIGFDIETGGHVFQLHLTNSRSMIEKGFIAETSGDWLDGGIHFGFNLTREFVINRKKFN, encoded by the coding sequence ATGATTAAAAATTTTTCATTCCTCACTGCTTTTCTAACTATTTGCTTGTCTTGCTTTTTGCTTCAAAACTCATTTGCCCAAGACGATTTGGATGACCTTTTAGATGAACAAGAAGAAGAAAACCCTACTACAGACTATGTTTTGGGAGCATACAAATCTACTCGTCTTATTAATCTACACACCACAGAAAAGGTTGCTAAAGGTGCTTTAGAGTTCAGAATTTCGCACCGTTTCGGAACACTTGATGGTGGAGCGTATGAGTTTTTTGGTTTAGATCAAGCTACCATACGACTAGCTTTTGAATATGGAATAAGTGATCGAATAATGATAGGTTTGGGAAGAAATTCATTTCAAAAAACGTACGATGGACTTTTCAAGGCAGACCTTTTGAGGCAAAGTACAGGAGCTAAATCAATGCCTTTCAGTATGACGTATGTAGGAACGGCAGCCATCAATACGCTAAAACCAGCTGTTGGGCAGGAGCGCACTTTTGCTTCTCGTTTGGCGTATTCTAATCAACTTATTTTGAGTAAGAAGTTTAGCGAAGGATTTTCATTTATGCTCGCTCCTTCTTGGGTACATCGCAATCTTGTTCCGACAGAAAATGATGCTAATGATATTTTTGCATTAGGCTTAGGGGGCAGAATAAAACTAACCAAACGAACTTCTTTCAATGCAGAATATATCTATCGTTTGCCTGTTGAAGACTCGCCTCTTTTTGATTCTTTCCACAATTCACTCTCTATTGGTTTTGATATAGAAACTGGTGGACACGTATTTCAACTACATCTGACCAATTCTCGCTCAATGATAGAAAAAGGCTTTATTGCCGAAACCTCTGGCGACTGGCTAGACGGTGGCATACATTTTGGCTTCAACCTAACGAGAGAGTTTGTTATCAACAGAAAAAAATTTAACTAA
- a CDS encoding c-type cytochrome: protein MKKNVNALFICLLITLFSSIIFTACEWKSEEEEIIGTDCDTSQVTLSGTVQPILETNCYRCHSAENAPVAGVGINLEEYESLKGFADRGSLLGSISHASGFSPMPKGASKLADCDIKKIEAWIEKGATND from the coding sequence ATGAAAAAAAATGTCAATGCGCTATTTATTTGCTTACTCATTACTTTATTTTCAAGCATTATTTTTACGGCTTGTGAGTGGAAAAGTGAGGAGGAAGAAATCATAGGGACAGATTGTGATACTTCACAGGTTACGCTCTCTGGAACGGTACAGCCTATTTTAGAAACAAATTGCTATCGTTGTCATTCTGCTGAAAATGCTCCTGTTGCTGGAGTAGGAATCAATTTAGAGGAGTATGAATCCTTAAAAGGTTTTGCTGATAGAGGTTCTTTATTAGGTTCTATAAGTCATGCATCAGGTTTTTCTCCAATGCCTAAAGGAGCTTCCAAATTGGCTGATTGTGACATCAAAAAGATAGAAGCGTGGATTGAAAAAGGTGCAACGAATGACTAA
- a CDS encoding OmpA family protein — protein MQKSLIFIFSWSILFLSFLATESSQAMAQTSFKSRNSAFEKIDNITDKSEVEFVLDKTLRGHSAGVQNIRFSPDGKWIASASLDRTIIIWDVKTGILRHRLREHLGSVYEVTFNKKGNLLASASEDGTVCLWDARYGKLLGKYKNKPLSLSNGLILRSASFVAFSPNNKYLYFGGDNGYIMRVRIDIPNQVPMQVFSINSEKGLLSNTITGGTIASTENELIFSVDHYVYAISLQNHNLVRRFHNEKADINDVVIGANKNQITGWAFDGTLVTWDYFSAKKINVLTVSPKENYSAASYSKDGNWLATGANGTVAKIWNTETKQNIATLTEQKRIVRVCRFSPTENGTLATASYDGRVYIWKEKIEEQTPKIEYKQEQILASHDASQVEKVEDTNNQRTNGGCDTVFVDRIVEKIVEKPIYIEAKNDSENIAVELEQPKEIIREKIVYVRDTVYIRDTVFQKVFVEVESQIMAKNNSGEKEETTNLVTADTENDIETQVVNIEDEESEFDKQFVVGKTLNLHNIQFEQGTAKLLHEAYEDLEKLLGMLKKYPNMKIALGGHTDNVGVHTVNLRLSGERVRTVQNYLVSHGINRSRIQTRAYGGKFPIASNAQEETRKLNRRVEVTILSK, from the coding sequence ATGCAAAAGTCCCTTATTTTTATTTTTTCTTGGAGTATATTATTTCTTTCTTTTCTAGCAACAGAAAGTAGCCAAGCTATGGCTCAAACGTCTTTTAAAAGTCGTAATTCTGCCTTTGAAAAAATAGATAATATAACAGACAAAAGTGAGGTAGAGTTTGTTTTAGATAAAACGTTACGAGGACATTCTGCAGGAGTACAAAATATTCGTTTTAGTCCAGATGGGAAATGGATTGCATCAGCAAGCCTAGACAGAACAATCATTATTTGGGATGTAAAAACAGGAATTTTGAGGCATCGTTTGAGAGAGCATTTAGGAAGTGTGTATGAGGTAACTTTCAACAAAAAAGGCAATCTATTGGCAAGCGCATCAGAAGACGGAACGGTTTGTCTTTGGGATGCTCGTTATGGGAAACTCTTAGGCAAGTATAAGAACAAACCTTTATCTCTTTCGAATGGATTGATTTTGCGTTCTGCGTCGTTTGTTGCTTTTTCTCCCAACAACAAATATCTATATTTTGGAGGCGATAATGGCTATATTATGCGTGTCAGAATAGATATTCCCAATCAAGTTCCGATGCAGGTTTTTTCCATTAATTCTGAAAAAGGTTTGCTTTCCAATACTATCACAGGAGGTACGATTGCAAGCACAGAAAATGAACTCATTTTTAGTGTCGACCATTATGTGTACGCTATTTCTCTTCAAAACCATAATTTAGTACGTCGATTTCATAATGAAAAAGCAGATATAAACGATGTTGTTATAGGGGCAAATAAAAACCAAATCACAGGTTGGGCTTTTGATGGAACACTCGTTACGTGGGACTATTTTTCTGCTAAAAAAATAAATGTTTTGACAGTTTCTCCAAAAGAAAATTATAGTGCAGCCTCATACAGTAAAGATGGAAATTGGCTTGCTACAGGAGCAAATGGAACAGTAGCAAAAATCTGGAATACAGAGACAAAACAAAATATAGCTACGCTGACAGAACAAAAAAGAATTGTGAGAGTGTGTCGTTTTAGTCCAACTGAAAATGGAACTCTTGCCACAGCCTCGTATGACGGAAGGGTTTATATTTGGAAAGAAAAAATAGAAGAGCAAACACCAAAAATAGAGTACAAGCAGGAACAAATTTTGGCAAGCCATGATGCGAGCCAAGTAGAAAAAGTAGAAGATACTAACAATCAAAGAACAAATGGAGGTTGTGATACAGTTTTTGTGGATAGAATTGTAGAAAAAATAGTAGAGAAGCCCATTTATATTGAAGCAAAGAATGATTCTGAAAATATAGCTGTAGAGCTAGAGCAGCCAAAAGAAATCATTAGAGAAAAAATTGTTTATGTGCGTGATACAGTTTATATTAGAGATACTGTTTTTCAGAAGGTTTTTGTAGAAGTTGAAAGCCAAATTATGGCTAAAAATAATAGTGGAGAAAAAGAGGAAACTACAAATCTAGTTACTGCCGATACGGAAAATGACATAGAAACGCAAGTCGTAAACATAGAAGATGAAGAATCTGAATTTGATAAACAATTTGTGGTTGGAAAAACATTAAATCTACACAATATTCAATTCGAACAAGGAACTGCAAAATTGCTTCATGAAGCCTATGAAGATTTGGAAAAACTTCTTGGCATGCTCAAAAAATATCCCAATATGAAAATTGCTTTGGGAGGTCATACTGACAATGTAGGAGTACATACAGTAAATCTCCGTCTTTCAGGTGAGCGTGTCCGAACAGTTCAAAATTATTTAGTTTCGCACGGAATCAATCGCTCACGTATTCAAACTAGAGCCTATGGTGGCAAATTTCCTATTGCTAGCAATGCACAGGAAGAAACTAGAAAACTCAACCGAAGAGTAGAAGTTACTATTCTTTCCAAATAA